In one Myxococcus xanthus genomic region, the following are encoded:
- the clpX gene encoding ATP-dependent Clp protease ATP-binding subunit ClpX translates to MESSARREEALLTPREIYERLDRFVIGQDGAKRAVAIAAHNHLKRLLARRLRRTSLIKKSNILLMGPTGSGKTHIARNLADILHVPFTTVDATEYTEAGYYGKDVEVMISDLLFKANHSVEDTQRGIIFIDEVDKIARRSQGARNGAGSRDIGGEGVQQSLLKLLEGREVYVPLNVTQAWNKSDFVQVDTRDILFICAGTFSDLHDDGDEGRRAMGFGAEDSAKRSQKRISTRQLTDFGMLAEFLGRLPVVVQLERLGEEDLMRVLTEPPDSIVREFRELLSMDDLEVDFADPGLREVVRYSVERGLGARGLRSVLEHVMADVMFEAPERRRRQVMVDAGFVRERLRGLDSTQLDV, encoded by the coding sequence ATGGAGTCGTCCGCACGCAGGGAAGAGGCGCTGCTGACCCCGCGGGAAATCTACGAGCGGCTGGATCGCTTCGTCATCGGCCAGGACGGGGCCAAGCGCGCGGTGGCCATTGCGGCCCACAATCACCTCAAGCGACTGCTGGCGCGAAGGCTGCGCCGGACGTCGCTCATCAAGAAATCCAACATCTTGCTGATGGGACCCACCGGGAGCGGCAAGACGCACATCGCCCGCAACCTGGCGGACATCCTCCACGTGCCGTTCACCACCGTGGACGCCACCGAGTACACGGAGGCCGGCTACTACGGGAAGGACGTGGAGGTGATGATCTCCGACCTCCTCTTCAAGGCGAACCACTCCGTGGAGGACACCCAGCGGGGCATCATCTTCATCGACGAGGTGGACAAGATTGCCCGCCGCTCCCAGGGCGCCCGCAACGGCGCGGGCAGCCGCGACATCGGCGGCGAGGGTGTCCAGCAGTCGCTGCTGAAGCTGCTGGAGGGCCGCGAGGTGTACGTACCCCTCAACGTCACCCAGGCCTGGAACAAGAGCGACTTCGTGCAGGTGGACACGCGCGACATCCTCTTCATTTGCGCGGGCACGTTCAGTGACTTGCACGACGATGGGGATGAAGGGCGCCGCGCCATGGGCTTTGGCGCGGAGGACTCGGCGAAGCGCAGCCAGAAGCGCATCAGCACCCGCCAGTTGACGGACTTCGGCATGCTGGCGGAGTTCCTCGGCCGTCTGCCGGTGGTGGTGCAACTGGAGCGGCTGGGCGAGGAGGACCTGATGCGTGTGCTCACCGAGCCGCCGGACTCCATCGTGCGCGAGTTCCGCGAACTGCTGTCCATGGACGACCTGGAGGTGGACTTCGCCGACCCGGGCCTGCGTGAGGTGGTGCGTTATTCCGTGGAGCGCGGGCTGGGCGCTCGAGGATTGCGGTCCGTCCTGGAGCACGTCATGGCGGACGTCATGTTCGAGGCGCCCGAGCGGCGGCGGCGCCAGGTGATGGTGGACGCGGGCTTCGTGCGAGAGCGGCTGCGGGGGCTGGATTCGACGCAGTTGGACGTGTGA
- the speA gene encoding biosynthetic arginine decarboxylase encodes MPVNAPPHRWTLADAHELYGIRNWGNPYFGINEKGHVIVHPDGPQAPNMDLKELVDEVRRRGIGLPLLIRFTDVLRHRVVHLNEAFRKAMSDQGFKGGYRGVYPIKVNQHRYVVETLIEAGKGYNYGLEAGSKPELLAVMALLENENALVICNGYKDEEYIETALFYSRLGRNVILVVEKPSELPLIAEVARRTGIAPRLGIRVKLSTRGAGKWEASGGDRSKFGLTSSELMNCIGFMKDAGLLNSFELLHFHLGSQISNIRNVKNALREVGCFYVEVARQGAPLKYLDVGGGLGVDYDGSQTNFASSMNYTTEEYANDVVFGVMEACDRAGVPHPTLVSESGRAVVAHHAVLVVDVLGTSEFGPAPVPDKVDEKAPSVVRNLWSTYREVTNKNLLEAWHDAQDAKEESLTLFSLGHLSLEQRVAAENIYWATCHKIMRIAREQGEIPEELDSLEKALNDTYFCNFSVFQSLPDSWAIDQLFPMMPIHRLAEKPTRRATLADITCDSDGKIEHFIDKREVKDALELHALNDDDYYLGIFMVGAYQEILGDLHNLFGDTHAVQVSLGPNGGYLIDNVVAGDTVTEVLNYVSYTKDDLVAKLRKFTEAALRQGRITLDESRNLLRMYEDGLSGYTYLEREVDASFGSSASQLRLVPTPDASGARPTTPPAGASGTSGT; translated from the coding sequence ATGCCCGTAAACGCCCCTCCCCACCGCTGGACCCTCGCCGACGCGCATGAGCTGTACGGAATCCGGAACTGGGGCAACCCCTACTTCGGCATCAATGAGAAGGGCCATGTCATCGTCCACCCGGACGGTCCCCAGGCCCCGAACATGGACCTGAAGGAGCTGGTCGACGAAGTGCGCCGCCGGGGCATCGGCCTGCCGCTGCTCATCCGCTTCACGGACGTGCTGCGCCACCGCGTGGTCCACCTGAACGAAGCCTTCCGTAAGGCCATGAGCGATCAGGGGTTCAAGGGCGGCTACCGCGGCGTGTACCCCATCAAGGTGAACCAGCACCGCTACGTGGTGGAGACCCTCATCGAGGCGGGCAAGGGCTACAACTACGGGCTGGAGGCCGGCAGCAAGCCGGAGCTGCTCGCGGTGATGGCGCTGTTGGAGAACGAGAACGCGCTCGTCATCTGCAACGGCTACAAGGACGAGGAGTACATCGAGACGGCGCTCTTCTACTCGCGCCTGGGCCGCAACGTCATCCTGGTGGTGGAGAAGCCCAGCGAGCTGCCGCTCATCGCGGAGGTCGCCCGGCGCACGGGCATCGCCCCCCGGCTGGGCATTCGCGTGAAGCTGTCCACGCGCGGCGCCGGCAAGTGGGAGGCCAGCGGCGGCGACCGCTCCAAGTTCGGCCTGACCTCCTCCGAGCTGATGAACTGCATCGGCTTCATGAAGGACGCGGGCCTGCTCAACTCCTTCGAGCTGCTGCACTTCCACCTGGGCAGCCAGATTTCCAACATCCGCAACGTGAAGAACGCGCTGCGTGAGGTGGGCTGCTTCTACGTGGAGGTGGCCCGTCAGGGCGCGCCGCTGAAGTACCTGGACGTGGGCGGCGGCCTGGGCGTGGACTACGACGGCTCCCAGACGAACTTCGCCTCTTCCATGAACTACACCACGGAGGAGTACGCCAACGACGTGGTGTTCGGCGTCATGGAGGCCTGCGACCGGGCCGGCGTACCGCACCCCACGCTGGTGTCGGAGTCCGGCCGCGCCGTGGTGGCGCACCACGCGGTGCTGGTGGTGGACGTGCTGGGCACCAGTGAGTTCGGCCCGGCGCCGGTCCCCGACAAGGTGGACGAGAAGGCCCCCTCCGTGGTGCGCAACCTCTGGTCCACCTACCGCGAGGTCACCAACAAGAACCTGCTGGAGGCGTGGCACGACGCGCAGGACGCCAAGGAGGAGAGCCTCACCCTCTTCTCGCTGGGCCACCTGTCGCTGGAGCAGCGCGTGGCGGCGGAGAACATCTACTGGGCCACCTGCCACAAGATCATGCGCATCGCGCGTGAGCAGGGCGAGATTCCCGAGGAGCTGGACTCCCTGGAGAAGGCGCTCAACGACACGTACTTCTGCAACTTCTCCGTGTTCCAGTCGCTGCCGGACTCGTGGGCCATCGACCAGCTCTTCCCGATGATGCCCATCCACCGGCTGGCGGAGAAGCCGACCCGCCGCGCGACGCTGGCGGACATCACCTGCGACTCGGACGGGAAGATCGAGCACTTCATCGACAAGCGCGAGGTGAAGGACGCCCTTGAGCTGCACGCGCTCAACGATGACGACTACTACCTGGGCATCTTCATGGTGGGCGCCTACCAGGAGATCCTCGGCGACCTCCACAACCTGTTCGGCGATACGCACGCCGTGCAGGTGTCGCTGGGGCCCAACGGGGGCTACCTCATCGACAATGTGGTGGCCGGCGACACGGTAACGGAGGTGCTCAACTACGTCAGCTACACCAAGGACGACCTGGTGGCGAAGCTGCGCAAGTTCACTGAGGCCGCGCTGCGCCAGGGCCGCATCACCCTGGACGAATCGCGCAACCTGCTGCGCATGTACGAGGATGGCCTGTCCGGCTACACGTACCTGGAGCGCGAGGTGGACGCGAGCTTCGGCAGCAGCGCCAGCCAGCTCCGTCTGGTGCCCACGCCGGACGCCTCGGGCGCCCGGCCCACGACACCGCCCGCCGGCGCGTCGGGAACGTCGGGCACCTGA
- a CDS encoding OsmC family protein — translation MSPPQTPATGVVMTLVSQPQFKTQLTHGPSGTVNQTEAPRDNGGTGGSFSPTDLVGAALMSCAVTTMHLFASREGIALGEVSARVEKRMSPPPRRIAELVLDIQMPAGLSAEHRATLEKVGRECPVARSLHPDVKLPLTFSYPD, via the coding sequence ATGAGCCCGCCGCAGACGCCCGCCACGGGCGTGGTGATGACGCTGGTCAGCCAGCCCCAGTTCAAGACGCAGCTCACCCATGGCCCGTCGGGCACGGTGAATCAGACGGAGGCGCCGCGCGACAACGGCGGCACCGGTGGCAGTTTCTCGCCCACGGACCTGGTGGGCGCGGCGCTGATGTCGTGCGCGGTGACGACGATGCACCTGTTCGCCTCGCGTGAAGGCATTGCCCTGGGCGAGGTGAGCGCCCGTGTGGAGAAGCGGATGTCGCCGCCGCCGCGCCGCATCGCCGAGCTGGTGCTGGACATCCAGATGCCGGCCGGCCTGTCCGCCGAGCACCGGGCCACCCTGGAGAAGGTGGGCCGCGAGTGCCCGGTGGCCCGCAGCCTCCACCCGGACGTGAAGCTGCCGCTGACGTTCAGCTATCCGGACTGA
- a CDS encoding PHP domain-containing protein has translation MIDLHSHTTASDGQYAPTELLARAAAAGVTVLAITDHDTVAGLAEAEVAARAHGVELVPGIEISAFIHGRECHILGHFLRPDDEDIARFADRLRLEREQRMEALLERMRQLGYPVRMEHVRAVAGDAQLGRPHLARVLVDRGWVVDVKEAFDRFLGMRGAAWVERFKLTGEDAIRLIRNAGGTATLAHPGSSRMERLEIRALAQAGLAGLEVLHEDHNPSVRQKYLSLAKELGLVPTAGSDFHGEAISADHRLGTASMPPELFARLKSRAQA, from the coding sequence GTGATTGACCTGCACTCGCACACCACCGCCAGCGACGGTCAATATGCTCCCACGGAGCTGCTGGCCCGCGCCGCCGCCGCCGGGGTGACGGTGTTGGCGATTACCGACCACGACACCGTCGCGGGGTTGGCCGAGGCCGAGGTGGCGGCGCGCGCCCACGGCGTGGAGCTGGTGCCGGGCATCGAAATCTCCGCGTTCATTCATGGACGCGAGTGCCACATCCTGGGGCACTTCCTGAGGCCGGACGACGAGGACATCGCTCGCTTCGCCGACCGGCTCCGACTGGAGCGCGAGCAGCGCATGGAAGCCCTGCTGGAGCGCATGCGGCAGCTCGGCTACCCCGTGCGCATGGAGCACGTCCGGGCGGTGGCCGGCGACGCGCAGTTGGGACGTCCCCACCTGGCCCGTGTGCTGGTGGACCGCGGCTGGGTGGTGGACGTGAAGGAGGCCTTCGACCGCTTCCTGGGCATGCGCGGCGCCGCCTGGGTGGAGCGCTTCAAGCTGACGGGCGAGGACGCCATCCGCCTCATCCGCAACGCGGGCGGCACGGCCACCCTCGCCCACCCGGGTTCATCGCGCATGGAGCGACTGGAGATCCGCGCGCTCGCCCAGGCGGGACTGGCGGGCCTCGAGGTACTGCACGAGGACCACAACCCCAGCGTGCGCCAGAAGTATCTCAGCCTGGCCAAGGAGCTGGGCCTGGTCCCCACCGCTGGCAGCGACTTCCACGGCGAGGCCATCTCCGCCGACCACCGGCTGGGCACCGCCTCCATGCCTCCCGAGCTCTTCGCCCGCCTCAAGTCACGCGCCCAGGCCTGA
- a CDS encoding tetratricopeptide repeat protein gives MGCPSETTLSDFLEGALPDAHRTRVLAHVEGCERCQEHLALGASAAEAVPPPVEGPLVTTGTQLSRYVVQQRIGRGAMGEVYAAHDPELDRRVALKLLRPEGRHLEELRLRLLREAQALARLAHPHVVTVYDVGVCEDCVFLALELVEGASLAEWLEAPRPWQDVVRVFVDAGRGLAAAHAAGLVHRDFKPGNVLVGKDGRVRVTDFGLARPSHRGVSGHAAPASLDTVTAPASLVDSPLTHSGALLGTPAYMAPEQLQGHGVDARSDQFSFCVALYEALHGVRPFEGRTLEALGQAAREGRIRAPERESKIPARVRRAVLRGLRAQPEERFPSMEALLTELAPRAGRRLAWVGASTAVACLVGLTVGYVAAHRRQARCELEAERLTTIWGPERRARIHAAFLATGKPFAAAAWEAVASTLDGHADTWRELRTDACTASRDAPHASWQTAACLDTRLWHLAAVVDVLEKADARTVQHAPQMVASLEGVSGCRDAPELANRPQPPDALRPRVDAARRKLAEARAHMDAGNHPGALKETTALLQDIQGLDYRPLEAEVLTLHGYAHGLAGKPKEAEEHLYKALWAAEAGRDDETVARVWNLLLWVVGDQMARMDEANRLVHHARAAVERLGRERFPHIATDLHLRMGGLLLVQGKLDEADAEFTQGLELARRTAGPSRPRVTYFLTGLGRVRSRQLRAEEALALYQEAQAYAFQERQWSPEHPVLALNLNNIATELLALGRTQEALDTFQRSLALLEAARSKDHASLAAPLNNLAGLLRREGRLEEARSHYARALAIFERSKGTDHPNTVTALGGLGMVAYDSDQLDEALAHNQQALERIQRSVGQDSPRLEMSLRNLGLIHLRAGRPAVARRNLTQALGLLQKANGTDSVVACGVERDLARVDLETGAFRAALTRCQRALALDEAAQGDDSPDVALDLACLGEAHLSLRAPERAVPLLERARRIHARVWLDRKEAARVSFLLAQALWERPAPEGREQATALIHEAKAWLEAQGLRARREHDELVAWQTRHLPRVSEVTR, from the coding sequence ATGGGGTGCCCGAGCGAGACGACACTGAGCGACTTCCTCGAAGGGGCGCTCCCGGACGCGCACCGCACGCGCGTACTGGCCCACGTGGAAGGATGTGAGCGCTGCCAGGAGCACCTGGCCCTGGGCGCCAGCGCGGCGGAGGCCGTGCCCCCGCCCGTCGAGGGCCCGCTGGTGACCACGGGCACCCAGCTCTCACGCTACGTGGTGCAGCAGCGCATTGGCCGGGGCGCCATGGGCGAGGTGTACGCGGCCCATGACCCGGAGCTGGACCGAAGGGTCGCGCTGAAGCTGCTGCGCCCCGAGGGCCGACACCTGGAGGAGCTGCGCTTGCGGCTGCTGCGCGAGGCTCAGGCCCTGGCCCGGCTGGCCCATCCGCACGTCGTCACTGTCTACGACGTGGGCGTCTGCGAGGACTGTGTCTTCCTGGCGCTGGAGTTGGTGGAGGGCGCGTCGCTGGCGGAGTGGCTGGAGGCGCCGAGGCCCTGGCAGGACGTGGTGCGCGTCTTCGTGGACGCGGGCCGGGGACTGGCGGCCGCTCACGCCGCCGGACTGGTCCACCGCGACTTCAAGCCAGGCAACGTGCTGGTCGGGAAGGATGGGCGCGTGCGGGTGACGGACTTCGGTCTGGCCCGGCCTTCCCACCGGGGAGTCTCGGGCCACGCCGCGCCAGCGAGCCTGGACACGGTGACGGCGCCGGCGTCGCTGGTGGACTCGCCGCTGACCCATTCGGGCGCGCTGCTGGGCACGCCCGCGTACATGGCGCCCGAGCAGCTTCAAGGTCACGGCGTGGACGCACGCTCGGACCAGTTCAGCTTCTGCGTGGCGCTGTACGAAGCGCTCCACGGCGTGCGCCCCTTCGAGGGCCGGACGCTGGAGGCGTTGGGTCAGGCCGCGCGGGAAGGACGCATCCGCGCGCCAGAGCGCGAGTCGAAAATCCCGGCCCGAGTGCGGCGCGCCGTGCTGCGGGGTTTACGAGCCCAGCCGGAAGAGCGCTTCCCATCGATGGAGGCGCTGCTGACCGAGCTGGCCCCCCGCGCTGGAAGGCGCCTTGCCTGGGTGGGCGCCTCCACGGCCGTGGCGTGTCTCGTAGGGCTCACCGTGGGCTACGTGGCGGCGCATCGGAGGCAGGCCCGCTGCGAGTTGGAGGCGGAGCGGCTCACCACCATCTGGGGACCGGAGCGCCGTGCGCGAATCCACGCGGCCTTCCTGGCCACGGGAAAGCCCTTCGCCGCCGCCGCGTGGGAAGCCGTCGCCAGCACGCTCGACGGACACGCGGACACGTGGCGCGAGCTGCGCACCGACGCGTGCACGGCCTCGCGCGATGCCCCCCATGCATCATGGCAGACGGCCGCGTGCCTGGACACGCGGCTGTGGCACCTGGCCGCCGTCGTCGACGTGCTGGAGAAGGCGGACGCGCGAACGGTGCAGCACGCGCCGCAGATGGTGGCGTCCCTGGAGGGCGTCTCCGGCTGCCGGGATGCTCCGGAGCTGGCGAACCGGCCGCAGCCTCCGGATGCCCTGCGGCCTCGCGTGGACGCGGCGCGACGCAAGCTGGCCGAGGCGCGGGCCCACATGGACGCGGGCAACCACCCCGGCGCGCTGAAGGAGACGACGGCCTTGCTTCAGGACATCCAGGGGCTGGACTACCGGCCGCTGGAGGCAGAGGTCCTCACGCTGCACGGCTATGCCCATGGGCTCGCGGGCAAGCCCAAAGAAGCCGAGGAGCACCTCTACAAGGCGCTGTGGGCCGCCGAGGCGGGCCGCGACGACGAAACCGTGGCCCGTGTCTGGAACCTCCTCCTGTGGGTGGTGGGCGACCAGATGGCGCGCATGGACGAGGCGAACCGGCTGGTGCACCACGCCCGCGCCGCGGTGGAGCGGCTGGGCCGGGAGCGCTTCCCGCACATCGCCACCGACCTGCACCTGCGAATGGGCGGCTTGCTCCTGGTGCAGGGCAAGCTGGACGAAGCGGACGCGGAGTTCACCCAGGGACTGGAGCTGGCGCGGAGGACCGCGGGCCCCTCACGGCCTCGCGTGACGTACTTCCTCACCGGACTGGGACGCGTCCGCTCGCGCCAGCTTCGCGCGGAGGAGGCCCTGGCGCTCTACCAGGAGGCGCAGGCCTACGCATTCCAGGAGCGACAGTGGAGCCCCGAGCACCCGGTGCTCGCGCTCAACCTCAACAACATCGCCACCGAACTGCTCGCCCTGGGCCGCACGCAAGAAGCGCTCGACACGTTCCAACGCTCGCTGGCGCTGCTGGAGGCCGCGCGCTCCAAGGACCACGCGAGCCTGGCCGCCCCCCTCAACAACCTGGCCGGCCTGCTGCGCCGCGAGGGGCGCCTGGAGGAAGCCCGGAGCCACTATGCGCGAGCCCTGGCCATCTTCGAGCGCAGCAAGGGGACGGACCACCCCAACACCGTCACCGCGCTCGGCGGGCTGGGCATGGTGGCCTATGATTCCGACCAGCTCGACGAGGCGCTCGCCCACAACCAGCAGGCGCTGGAGCGCATCCAACGCAGCGTGGGCCAGGACTCGCCGCGCCTGGAGATGTCGCTGCGCAACCTGGGCCTCATTCACCTGCGCGCGGGCCGGCCGGCGGTGGCGCGGCGCAACCTGACGCAGGCGCTTGGCCTCCTCCAGAAGGCGAACGGCACCGACAGCGTGGTGGCATGTGGCGTGGAGCGGGACCTGGCCCGGGTGGACCTCGAGACGGGCGCATTCCGGGCGGCACTGACCCGCTGCCAGCGCGCCCTGGCGCTGGATGAAGCCGCGCAGGGTGACGACAGCCCGGACGTCGCGCTCGACCTCGCCTGCCTCGGCGAGGCCCACCTGAGCCTGCGCGCGCCGGAGCGAGCCGTCCCGTTGCTCGAGCGCGCACGGCGCATCCATGCTCGCGTGTGGCTGGACCGGAAGGAAGCCGCGCGAGTGTCCTTCCTCCTCGCACAGGCCCTATGGGAACGGCCCGCCCCGGAGGGGCGCGAGCAGGCCACGGCCCTCATCCACGAGGCGAAAGCGTGGCTGGAAGCCCAGGGTCTGCGCGCCCGGCGCGAACACGACGAGCTCGTGGCATGGCAGACGCGGCACCTGCCCCGTGTGAGCGAGGTCACCCGATGA
- a CDS encoding sigma-70 family RNA polymerase sigma factor encodes MSQAPETLTPLLLAGAPESLHDTLRSAPALEALLTELLDQGRAAWPTVALAPAALLHHVGRHLREEGTPLDALKQLHAADVYLACACAQGEPQALQLFEKHVLQKAAARLSRHLTAMVDEVLQVTRQRLLLGVHGCAPKIAEYSGRGSLGGWVRIVASRIGGELLEQTGRHEQSSTPPEALEQLLSRDDPERNVLQAHSRQALSESLQAALATLSERERALLRLHHLHGLTMDRIATLYAEPRSSVARHVAQARERLLKLTHRELAARLKLDGREVESLLGLVQSRLDLSLHRLMS; translated from the coding sequence ATGAGCCAGGCTCCGGAAACGCTGACGCCGCTGCTGCTCGCGGGGGCACCCGAGTCACTGCACGACACGCTGCGCTCCGCGCCCGCGCTGGAGGCCCTGCTCACGGAGCTGCTCGACCAAGGCCGTGCGGCGTGGCCCACCGTGGCGCTGGCGCCCGCGGCCCTGTTGCACCACGTGGGCCGGCACCTGCGCGAGGAAGGCACACCCCTGGATGCGCTCAAGCAGCTCCATGCCGCGGACGTCTACCTGGCATGTGCCTGTGCCCAGGGAGAGCCCCAGGCGTTGCAGCTCTTCGAGAAGCACGTCCTCCAGAAAGCCGCCGCACGACTGTCCCGGCACCTCACGGCGATGGTGGACGAGGTGCTCCAGGTGACGCGCCAGCGGCTGCTACTGGGCGTTCACGGCTGCGCGCCGAAAATCGCGGAGTACTCGGGCCGGGGCTCGCTGGGCGGCTGGGTGCGAATCGTCGCCTCGCGCATCGGCGGCGAGCTGCTGGAGCAGACCGGCCGCCACGAGCAGTCCTCCACGCCTCCGGAGGCCTTGGAGCAACTGTTGTCCCGGGACGACCCCGAGCGAAACGTGCTCCAGGCCCACTCCCGGCAAGCCCTGTCCGAATCCCTCCAGGCCGCGCTGGCGACGTTGTCCGAACGGGAGCGCGCGCTTTTGCGCCTGCACCACCTCCACGGCCTCACCATGGACCGCATCGCCACGCTGTACGCGGAGCCCCGCTCCAGTGTCGCACGCCACGTGGCCCAGGCCCGTGAGCGGCTCCTGAAGCTGACCCACCGAGAGCTGGCCGCCCGGCTGAAGCTGGACGGGCGCGAGGTGGAGAGCCTCCTGGGCCTGGTCCAGAGCCGCCTGGACCTCAGCCTCCACCGTCTGATGAGCTGA
- a CDS encoding amphi-Trp domain-containing protein produces the protein MAQKKAKRANRDLEKTYPRKDFVAKLRRLADAIEEGKAFNIQVAGERLRIPADALFNIEHERGDGVDEVEFQLRWQRE, from the coding sequence ATGGCGCAAAAGAAGGCGAAGCGAGCGAACCGAGACCTGGAGAAGACGTACCCGCGCAAGGACTTCGTCGCGAAGCTGCGGCGGTTGGCGGACGCCATCGAGGAGGGCAAGGCCTTCAACATCCAGGTCGCTGGCGAGCGCCTGCGCATCCCCGCCGACGCGCTCTTCAACATCGAGCACGAGCGCGGGGACGGCGTGGACGAGGTCGAGTTCCAGCTGCGCTGGCAGCGGGAGTGA
- a CDS encoding methyl-accepting chemotaxis protein, giving the protein MWGRLGLRTQVAIAVLVPCLAVVSFCVVYFPMHQREVTLELLQKRVRVVARLISQHPALLSADSTPESTARVRDVLSMLEAPEALNERGGFTLRYQGLVSAEGTVLHGRGSIPTAIRSLGVEGLEGCATSTQHDEVSVRCASGERIYVAGFGVQEALSSVDDMRGAVLAGLAGALVLGLALSLFISRAIAEPVARVTEVVRDVARGDMSRGELDVPATGEVRLMAQSFNKMLGTLRTSVMEMVSRTEQLSGASRGLLGASADQEHVISQQAAYAQQIAATFEELSRTAEQISSSTEVVESSARRTHEAVAEAMAVVAQVVAGINDIRTESKGVADAIVGLNQDLQQVSKIAQVINQVAERSDLLALNAALEGTKAGEVGRGFSLVAAEMRKLAENVSASARDIARIVEKVQDSGEEAAAKARVGMATSDRGVEVAEQASSVFQRIVELARGTSEAARQITIATRQQRQSSEQAVQGARNVAELVKQGVDATGRTTRIAQDLQAVAEGLTAVTSRFKTTRN; this is encoded by the coding sequence ATGTGGGGCCGGCTCGGCTTGCGGACGCAGGTGGCCATCGCGGTGCTCGTGCCGTGCCTGGCGGTGGTGAGCTTCTGCGTCGTGTACTTCCCCATGCACCAGCGGGAAGTCACGCTGGAGTTGCTCCAGAAGCGGGTGCGGGTGGTGGCGCGGCTGATATCGCAGCACCCCGCGCTCCTGTCCGCGGACAGCACGCCGGAATCCACGGCCCGGGTGCGGGACGTGTTGTCGATGCTGGAGGCCCCGGAGGCGCTGAACGAGCGCGGTGGCTTCACCCTGCGCTACCAGGGGCTGGTGTCGGCGGAAGGCACCGTGCTCCATGGGCGCGGCTCCATTCCCACGGCCATCCGCTCGCTCGGCGTGGAGGGGCTGGAGGGCTGCGCCACGTCCACCCAACACGACGAGGTGTCGGTCCGCTGCGCCAGTGGTGAGCGCATCTACGTGGCGGGCTTCGGCGTCCAGGAGGCGCTCAGCTCGGTGGATGACATGCGGGGCGCGGTGCTGGCCGGCCTGGCGGGCGCGCTGGTGCTGGGGCTGGCCCTGTCGTTGTTCATCAGCCGCGCCATCGCCGAACCGGTGGCCCGGGTGACGGAGGTGGTGCGGGACGTGGCCCGGGGTGACATGTCGCGCGGGGAACTGGACGTGCCGGCCACGGGCGAGGTGCGCCTCATGGCGCAGTCGTTCAACAAGATGCTGGGCACGCTGCGCACCTCGGTGATGGAGATGGTTTCGCGCACGGAGCAGTTGTCCGGCGCATCGCGGGGCCTGTTGGGGGCGTCCGCGGACCAGGAACACGTCATCAGCCAGCAGGCGGCGTACGCGCAGCAGATTGCCGCCACGTTCGAGGAGCTGAGCCGCACGGCCGAGCAGATCTCCAGCTCCACGGAGGTGGTGGAGTCGAGCGCGCGGCGCACCCACGAGGCCGTGGCGGAGGCCATGGCGGTGGTTGCGCAGGTGGTGGCGGGCATCAACGACATCCGCACCGAGTCCAAGGGCGTCGCGGACGCGATTGTCGGCCTCAACCAGGACCTTCAGCAGGTGTCGAAGATTGCCCAGGTCATCAACCAGGTGGCGGAGCGCTCCGACTTGCTGGCGCTGAACGCGGCGCTGGAGGGCACCAAGGCGGGCGAGGTGGGGCGGGGCTTCTCGCTGGTGGCCGCGGAGATGCGCAAGCTGGCGGAGAACGTGTCCGCATCCGCGCGTGACATCGCCCGCATCGTGGAGAAGGTGCAGGACTCCGGCGAGGAAGCGGCAGCCAAGGCCCGCGTGGGCATGGCCACCAGCGACCGGGGCGTGGAGGTGGCCGAGCAGGCCTCCTCCGTGTTCCAGCGAATCGTCGAGCTGGCGCGCGGCACCAGCGAGGCGGCCCGGCAGATCACCATCGCCACCCGTCAGCAGCGCCAGTCCAGTGAGCAGGCCGTGCAGGGCGCCCGCAACGTCGCGGAGCTGGTGAAGCAGGGCGTGGACGCGACGGGACGCACCACGCGCATCGCCCAGGACCTGCAGGCGGTGGCCGAGGGGCTCACCGCCGTCACCAGCCGCTTCAAGACGACGCGGAACTGA
- a CDS encoding NADH-quinone oxidoreductase subunit A, with product MTPTPLTPYLPLAVVLLLAGGMAMLIPQITTRLGPRRPSAIKATSFEAGSESSGPARQRFAVKFYVVALLFIVFDVEAVFLYPWAVNFQALGWFGYVEMLVFAVTLVVGLIYIWKKGALDWES from the coding sequence ATGACTCCGACTCCCCTCACGCCATACCTGCCGCTGGCCGTCGTCCTGCTGCTGGCGGGTGGCATGGCGATGCTCATTCCCCAGATCACCACGCGGCTGGGTCCTCGCCGCCCGAGCGCCATCAAGGCGACCAGCTTCGAGGCCGGCTCCGAGTCGAGCGGCCCGGCGCGGCAGCGCTTCGCGGTGAAGTTCTACGTCGTGGCCCTGCTGTTCATCGTGTTCGACGTGGAAGCGGTGTTCCTGTACCCCTGGGCGGTGAACTTCCAGGCGCTCGGCTGGTTCGGGTACGTGGAGATGCTGGTTTTCGCCGTGACGCTGGTGGTCGGCCTTATCTATATCTGGAAGAAGGGCGCCCTGGACTGGGAGAGCTGA